The following coding sequences are from one Rhinoraja longicauda isolate Sanriku21f chromosome 7, sRhiLon1.1, whole genome shotgun sequence window:
- the LOC144595406 gene encoding amyloid beta precursor protein binding family B member 1-like — MGCLRTCLCGGDWSLLSAAGLWAEARGRRGRDAVERRGRDAAECWGTGEQSDGGVVLGAMANQGEVVKVNGCVTPSLTLDLRSSHNELLNADLKRCGAPKGRTAYASTDLPAAMGLATDTGSCKWVKDGRNQLRRAAQHVQQDQNRNVTGPEVEPEAQAKGPADSQPGNTGSTGGFLQYYMGLELSLEGETETQNTPLLLHHHPGDSAGGEGEGDEGVDEVGDEGGLEVPTQAPPDDRKASCLFFGMRNTAPSDEDSSWASLSQGSASWSSPDDLDGVWQREPLERDADLPAGWMRVRDTSGTYYWHIPTGTTQWQPPPPPGELDPRNPPATSPGITPSEEQQLTWAGFTVGDGCDDAGVWKDAGTPPESTDNSLRDFEGATLRYASLSLGGSAEDDGTKTFSNDDDETKQCFQVQSLGWVEMLEDDLAPGKSSVAVNTCIRQLSMHRGTLHDSAGSWGQGKTMQLLLEDDTLTLVDPVTQTPLHMQPIVSIRVWGVGRDNGRDFAYVARDKLTRVLKCHVFRCDSPAKAIATRLHHICSQIMADRKETKSSMNGLLFDHSKLVDVPFQASHRFPSPDLPSRPQPASPVH; from the exons ATGGGCTGCCTGCGAACCTGTCTGtgcggtggggactggagcctgCTGTCTGCAGCGGGGCTGTGGGCTGAAGCCAGGGGCCGCAGGGGCCGAGATGCAGTGGAGCGCAGGGGCAGAGATGCAGCCGAGTGCTGGGGCACCGGGGAGCAG AGTGACGGTGGAGTGGTGTTGGGAGCCATGGCCAACCAGGGCGAGGTGGTCAAAGTGAATGGCTGTGTGACCCCGTCTCTGACTCTGGACCTGCGGTCCTCGCACAACGAGCTGCTCAACGCCGACCTCAAGCGTTGCGGTGCCCCCAAGGGCCGCACGGCCTACGCTTCCACCGACCTGCCGGCGGCAATGGGGCTGGCCACCGACACCGGCAGCTGCAAGTGGGTGAAGGACGGGCGTAACCAGCTGCGGAGAGCAGCCCAGCATGTGCAGCAGGACCAGAACCGCAACGTCACTGGGCCAGAGGTGGAGCCGGAGGCTCAGGCCAAAGGGCCAGCGGACAGCCAGCCCGGCAACACCGGCAGCACCGGCGGCTTCCTGCAGTACTACATGGGGCTGGAGCTGTCGCTGGAGGGAGAGACCGAAACACAGAACACCCCCCTGCTCCTGCACCACCACCCGGGGGACagtgcgggaggggagggggagggggacgaggGTGTGGACGAGGTGGGGGACGAGGGGGGGCTGGAGGTACCGACCCAGGCCCCCCCCGACGACAGGAAGGCCTCCTGCCTCTTCTTCGGGATGCGGAACACAGCGCCGAGCGACGAGGACTCGAGCTGGGCCAGCCTATCACAGGGCAGCGCGTCCTGGAGCTCGCCCGACGACCTGG ACGGCGTGTGGCAGCGGGAGCCGCTGGAGAGGGACGCTGACCTGCCCGCGGGCTGGATGAGGGTGAGGGACACGTCGGGCACGTACTACTGGCACATCCCCACGGGCACCACCCAGTGGCAGCCCCCCCCACCTCCGGGGGAGCTCGACCCACGAAACCCCCCCGCCACCTCGCCGGGCATCACGCCGTCTGAGGAGCAGCAG CTGACCTGGGCCGGCTTCACTGTGGGGGACGGGTGCGACGATGCCGGTGTGTGGAAG gatgcGGGCACCCCCCCAGAGAGCACGGACAACAGTCTGCGGGACTTTGAGGGAGCGACGTTACGATACGCATCGTTGAGTCTTGG GGGGTCAGCAGAAGACGACGGCACCAAGACCTTCAGCAACGACGACGACGAGACCAAG CAGTGCTTCCAGGTGCAGTCACTGGGCTGGGTGGAGATGCTGGAGGACGACCTGGCCCCCGGCAAGAGCAGTGTCGCCGTCAACACCTGCATCCGCCAGCTGTCCATGCACCGCGGCACCCTGCACGACAGCGCAGGGTCATGGGGACAG GGCAAGACGATGCAGCTGTTGCTGGAGGACGACACGTTGACGCTGGTTGATCCCGTGACCCAGACGCCGCTGCACATGCAGCCCATCGTCAGTATCCGtgtgtggggcgtggggcgtgacAACGGCCG GGACTTTGCGTACGTGGCCCGCGACAAGCTGACCCGCGTGCTGAAGTGTCACGTCTTCCGCTGCGACTCCCCCGCCAAGGCCATCGCCACCCGGCTACACCACATCTGCTCacag ATCATGGCCGATCGTAAGGAGACCAAGTCCTCCATGAACGGGCTGCT